In Ochotona princeps isolate mOchPri1 chromosome 33, mOchPri1.hap1, whole genome shotgun sequence, one DNA window encodes the following:
- the RPL18A gene encoding large ribosomal subunit protein eL20, translating into MKASGTLREYKVVGRCLPTPKCRTPPLYRMRIFAPNHVVAKSRFWYFVSQLKKMKKSSGEIVYCGQVFEKSPLRVKNFGIWLRYDSRSGTHNMYREYRDLTTAGAVTQCYRDMGARHRARAHSIQIMKVEEIAASKCRRPAVKQFHDSKIKFPLPHRVLRRQHKPRFTTKRPNTFF; encoded by the exons ATGAAGGCCTCGGGCACC CTCCGGGAGTACAAGGTGGTGGGGCGCTGCCTGCCGACCCCCAAGTGCCGCACGCCGCCCCTCTACCGCATGCGTATCTTCGCACCCAACCATGTGGTGGCCAAGTCGCGTTTCTGGTACTTCGTGTCGCAGCTCAAGAAGATGAAGAAGTCGTCGGGGGAGATTGTGTACTGCGGGCAG gtGTTCGAGAAGTCCCCTCTGCGCGTCAAGAACTTCGGCATCTGGCTGCGCTATGACTCCCGCAGCGGCACGCACAACATGTACCGCGAGTACCGCGACCTGACCACGGCGGGCGCCGTCACGCAGTGCT ACCGTGACATGGGCGCCCGGCACCGCGCCCGCGCCCACTCGATCCAGATCATGAAGGTGGAGGAGATCGCCGCCAGCAAGTGCCGCCGGCCCGCCGTGAAGCAGTTCCAC GACTCCAAGATCAAGTTCCCGCTGCCCCACCGGGTGCTGCGGCGCCAGCACAAGCCGCGCTTCACCACCAAGAGGCCCAACACCTTCTTCTAG
- the SLC5A5 gene encoding sodium/iodide cotransporter: MEGTDAEPRATFGAWDYGVFATMLLVSTGIGLWVGLARGGQRSTDDFFTGGRSLTALPVGLSLAASFMSAVQVLGVPAEAYRYGLKFLWMCLAQCVNSLLTAIVFLPVFYRLGLTSTYEYLELRFSRAVRLCGTLQYLVATMLYTGIVIYAPALILNQVTGLDIWASLLSTGFICTFYTTIGGMKAVIWTDVFQVVVMLSGFWVTLGRGAMLVGGTGATLELAQNHSRLNFLDFDPDPRRRYTFWTFLVGGTLVWLSMYGVNQAQVQRYVACRSERQAMLAILVNQLGLVLIVGSAACCGLVMFVFYNGCDPLLTGRISAPDQYMPLLVLDIFEGLPGVPGLFLACAYSGTLSTASTSINAMAAVTVEDLIKPRLPDLAPRKLMFISKGLSLIYGSACITVAALSSLLGGGVLQGSFTVMGVISGPLLGAFVLGMLLPACNTPGVLAGLAAGLVVSLWVAVGATLYPPSAPMMGVLPSSAADCAATSWANASSSGSLDSLLAANTSTGDLGSALVEPGRPALADSFYAISYLYYGALGTVVTVLCGALVSYLTGSTKRSSLGPGLLWWDLTRHTASVAPKEEVSTLGDGFLKVSEQPRSADKKTLGLLPVGEDCPLFPGPKADDTGAGTLGHGHGHSDLRESSL, from the exons ATGGAGGGGACGGACGCAGAGCCGCGGGCCACCTTCGGCGCCTGGGACTACGGCGTGTTCGCCACGATGCTGCTCGTGTCCACGGGCATCGGGCTGTGGGTGGGGCTGGCGCGGGGCGGCCAGCGCAGCACCGATGACTTCTTCACGGGGGGCCGCAGCCTCACGGCGCTGCCCGTCGGGCTGTCGCTGGCCGCCAGTTTCATGTCCGCGGTACAGGTGCTGGGCGTGCCGGCCGAGGCCTACCGCTATGGCCTCAAGTTCCTGTGGATGTGCCTGGCCCAGTGTGTCAACTCGCTGCTCACCGCCATCGTCTTCCTGCCGGTCTTCTACCGCCTGGGCCTGACCAGCACCTATGAG TACCTGGAGCTGCGCTTCAGCCGCGCCGTGCGCCTCTGCGGGACGCTGCAGTACCTGGTGGCCACG ATGCTGTACACTGGCATCGTCATCTATGCCCCCGCGCTCATCCTGAACCAAG TGACCGGGCTGGACATCTGGGCTTCACTCCTGTCCACGGGGTTCATCTGTACCTTCTACACCACCATC GGGGGCATGAAGGCGGTGATCTGGACCGACGTGTTCCAGGTGGTGGTGATGCTGAGCGGCTTCTGGGTCACCCTGGGCCGTGGCGCCATGCTCGTGGGGGGCACCGGGGCCACCCTGGAACTGGCCCAGAACCACTCCCGGCTCAACTTTCTGGA TTTTGATCCAGACCCCCGCAGACGCTACACTTTCTGGACCTTCCTGGTGGGCGGCACCCTGGTGTGGTTGTCCATGTACGGTGTGAACCAGGCACAGGTGCAGCGTTACGTGGCCTGCCGCTCGGAGAGGCAAGCTATGCT GGCCATCCTGGTCAACCAGCTGGGCCTGGTTCTGATCGTGGGCAGTGCTGCATGCTGCGGCCTCGTCATGTTCGTCTTCTATAACGGTTGCGACCCACTCCTCACGGGACGCATCTCGGCCCCTGACCAG TACATGCCCCTGCTGGTGCTAGACATCTTTGAGGGGCTCCCTGGTGTCCCCGGACTGTTCCTGGCCTGTGCTTACAGCGGTACCCTCAG CACGGCGTCTACCAGTATCAATGCCATGGCCGCTGTCACCGTAGAAGACCTCATTAAGCCCCGGCTGCCCGACCTGGCACCCCGCAAACTCATGTTCATCTCCAAGGGGCTGT CTCTGATCTACGGCTCGGCATGCATCACTGTGGCGGCTCTGTCTTCGCTGCTGGGGGGTGGCGTTCTGCAG GGCTCCTTCACAGTCATGGGCGTCATCAGTGGCCCCCTTCTTGGAGCCTTTGTCCTGGGcatgctgctgcctgcctgcaaCACTCCG ggtGTCCTCGCTGGGCTAGCTGCTGGCCTGGTTGTATCCCTGTGGGTGGCTGTGGGTGCCACGTTGTACCCACCCAGCGCACCCATGATGGGGGTCCTGCCGTCGTCAGCGGCTGACTGTGCTGCAACATCCTGGGCCAACGCCTCTTCCTCTGGCTCTCTGGACTCACTCCTGGCTGCCAACACCTCCACCGGGGACTTGGG ctctgctctggtggAGCCCGGCCGACCAGCCCTAGCCGACAGCTTCTATGCCATCTCGTACCTCTACTACGGGGCGCTGGGCACAGTGGTCACCGTGCTGTGTGGGGCCCTTGTTAGCTACCTGACCG GCTCCACCAAGCGTAGCAGCCTGGGCCCGGGCCTGCTGTGGTGGGATCTGACCCGGCACACGGCCTCTGTGGCCCCCAAGGAGGAAGTGAGCACCCTCGGAGATGGCTTCCTCAAG GTTTCTGAACAGCCCCGCTCTGCAGACAAGAAAACGCTCGGTTTGCTGCCGGTGGGCGAGGACTGCCCACTCTTCCCAGGGCCCAAGGCGGACGACACTGGGGCAGGGACCCTCGGCCATGGCCACGGCCACAGTGACCTTCGGGAATCCAGTCTGTGA